Proteins encoded in a region of the Rhodothermales bacterium genome:
- the ruvX gene encoding Holliday junction resolvase RuvX → MDTNDPPRIVAVDYGTRRVGVAISDPLHLFARPYGTFSPDDAVKAIEDIHRDTGIACVLVGWPLTPDGDEGPATERVQQYINRLAKRLRGVPVLKVDERSTSRRAVEALVDAGVGRKGRRQKERIDAAAAAILLQDYLEHGDD, encoded by the coding sequence ATGGACACGAACGACCCTCCTCGCATCGTAGCGGTGGATTACGGCACACGACGGGTGGGTGTTGCCATCAGCGACCCGCTCCACCTCTTTGCCCGGCCGTACGGGACGTTCAGTCCGGATGATGCGGTGAAGGCTATCGAGGACATCCACCGCGACACGGGCATCGCCTGTGTGTTAGTGGGGTGGCCGCTCACGCCGGATGGTGACGAGGGACCCGCCACCGAACGCGTTCAGCAATATATCAACCGCCTCGCCAAACGCCTGCGCGGGGTCCCGGTGCTGAAGGTCGACGAACGGTCTACTTCCCGGCGCGCCGTGGAAGCCCTCGTCGATGCCGGCGTGGGGCGGAAGGGGCGTCGTCAAAAAGAGCGCATCGATGCCGCCGCCGCTGCGATCCTGCTCCAGGATTATTTGGAACATGGGGACGATTAG
- a CDS encoding HU family DNA-binding protein, with translation MEDRIKTLTKKDVARKVSDIMDEPIYKSEPWVGAVIQALAELMVEADPEVRIELRDFGVFEVKRTKAKPKARNPKTNETVFIPSRRKTHFKPSKRLKKILQVPLKKLQYAIPDGSADETEALSNGRNRP, from the coding sequence ATGGAGGATCGCATCAAGACGCTCACCAAGAAAGACGTCGCCCGCAAGGTTTCGGATATTATGGACGAGCCGATTTACAAGAGCGAGCCATGGGTGGGTGCCGTCATCCAGGCCCTGGCCGAGTTGATGGTAGAGGCGGATCCTGAAGTGCGCATCGAATTACGCGATTTTGGCGTTTTCGAGGTCAAACGCACCAAAGCCAAGCCAAAAGCGCGCAACCCCAAAACCAACGAGACGGTGTTTATTCCGAGCCGGCGAAAGACCCATTTCAAGCCCAGCAAGCGGCTTAAAAAGATTCTCCAGGTGCCGCTGAAGAAGCTCCAGTATGCCATTCCGGACGGGAGCGCGGACGAAACGGAGGCCCTGTCGAACGGGCGGAACCGACCCTGA
- the def gene encoding peptide deformylase, with amino-acid sequence MILPIYVYGADELRHPALPIRESSDALQQLIDDMIETMHGASGIGLAAPQVGSSQRLFVADLTPMAEEAEEELLIGPLVFINPEIIAESEDLIEFEEGCLSIPDLREYVARPERVRIRYKDRHFVDQEMEAGGLLARVIQHEYDHLDGVLFIDHISPFRRRLLKRRLRDMANGEVEADYPLKMAV; translated from the coding sequence ATGATCCTTCCCATCTATGTCTACGGCGCGGACGAACTCCGCCATCCTGCCCTCCCCATCCGTGAAAGCTCGGATGCGCTCCAGCAGCTCATCGACGACATGATCGAAACGATGCATGGCGCATCGGGCATCGGGCTGGCGGCGCCGCAGGTGGGGAGTTCCCAGCGGTTGTTTGTTGCCGATCTCACCCCCATGGCCGAGGAGGCCGAGGAGGAGTTGCTCATCGGGCCCCTCGTATTTATCAACCCCGAAATAATCGCCGAAAGTGAGGACCTGATCGAGTTCGAGGAGGGCTGCCTGTCGATCCCGGATTTACGCGAATACGTCGCCCGGCCAGAGCGGGTACGGATCCGGTACAAGGACCGGCATTTTGTCGATCAAGAGATGGAGGCCGGCGGATTGCTGGCGCGGGTCATCCAACACGAATACGACCATCTGGACGGCGTTCTCTTCATCGACCACATCAGCCCATTTCGCCGGCGCCTCCTGAAACGCCGGCTGCGCGACATGGCGAACGGGGAGGTCGAAGCCGATTATCCGCTGAAGATGGCGGTTTGA
- a CDS encoding family 16 glycoside hydrolase, with amino-acid sequence MRHSHGSCSRFLALTVLLLAPAAAIAQPRWRSHDIERPRPAVVVPPALQLPVAPPSDAVVLFDGSSMEHWEATDGTPTKWVIEGGNMESVAGAGYIRTKQGFGDIQLHVEWAAPVPAMGQSQGRGNSGVFLMGLYEVQVLDSYGNDTYPDGQAAAVYGQYPPLVNVARPPGEWQTYDIVFRRPRFAADGQLLTPARVTVLHNNVLVQDNVEIWGPTEWLENKPYASHSERLPLAFQDHGNPVLFRNVWLRELDESAIVATEPYQGRAIALPDEVLARYFGRYVAGGNAYAVGRDGDRLYAQVNGRKLAITPHSLTTFALDKTGGEFVFELDAEGKPTGVTFHMGGGVYTARRAD; translated from the coding sequence ATGCGTCATTCCCACGGCTCCTGCTCCCGCTTCCTCGCCTTGACGGTACTGCTTCTTGCGCCGGCCGCCGCTATCGCACAACCCCGGTGGCGGTCGCACGACATTGAACGGCCTCGTCCCGCCGTCGTCGTCCCACCCGCGCTGCAGCTCCCGGTAGCGCCACCGTCCGATGCCGTCGTGTTGTTTGATGGTTCCTCGATGGAACACTGGGAAGCGACGGACGGCACTCCGACAAAATGGGTGATCGAAGGGGGCAACATGGAGTCCGTTGCGGGCGCCGGCTATATCCGGACAAAGCAGGGTTTTGGGGATATTCAGCTGCACGTCGAATGGGCGGCGCCGGTGCCGGCGATGGGCCAGAGCCAGGGCCGCGGCAATAGCGGGGTGTTCCTGATGGGCCTGTACGAAGTGCAAGTGCTCGATTCGTACGGCAATGACACCTACCCGGACGGGCAGGCCGCCGCCGTCTACGGACAGTACCCACCGCTGGTGAATGTGGCGCGCCCACCCGGTGAATGGCAGACGTACGACATCGTGTTTCGCCGGCCACGCTTCGCCGCCGATGGACAGCTGCTCACCCCGGCGCGGGTAACCGTCCTTCACAACAACGTGCTGGTGCAGGACAACGTGGAGATCTGGGGGCCCACGGAATGGCTCGAAAACAAGCCGTACGCATCCCACTCCGAGCGCCTGCCGTTGGCGTTCCAAGATCACGGAAATCCGGTGTTATTTCGCAATGTCTGGCTTAGAGAGCTCGATGAGTCTGCCATCGTGGCCACCGAGCCGTATCAGGGCCGCGCCATCGCCCTGCCCGACGAGGTGCTTGCCCGTTACTTCGGGCGGTACGTAGCCGGCGGAAATGCCTATGCCGTCGGCCGCGATGGGGATCGTCTCTACGCCCAGGTCAACGGGCGCAAGCTTGCCATCACGCCCCACTCGCTGACGACGTTCGCGCTCGACAAAACGGGGGGCGAGTTTGTGTTCGAACTGGATGCCGAGGGAAAACCGACCGGGGTGACCTTCCACATGGGGGGCGGAGTGTACACAGCGCGCCGGGCCGACTGA